One window of the Allosaccharopolyspora coralli genome contains the following:
- the menE gene encoding o-succinylbenzoate--CoA ligase, producing MSPGRVVEALPIRPGNEALEALPALSRALEGDGPALLPVAPDGENARELRTALGVGEPLLAHEDDTMDPTSVVIGTSGSTGVPKGVLLPNSALRASAEATEERLDGPGTWLLALPPHHVAGLQVLMRALISGTEPCAVDVRDGFRPDAFVEAATEVFATWGPYYTSLVPTQLARLIDDPDSLRALRQFDAILLGGAAAPQRLLQRAQDEGVPIVRTYGMSETAGGCVYDGMPLDGVRVAVEPPEPGRIHLYGPMVARGYRYADSEAFSDFGFRTDDVGQVRDRRLEVLGRVDDMIVTGGVNVAPVQAERPLTDHPGVREACVVGLDDPEWGQIVAAAVVVSDPSAPPDTAELREAVRSRAGAEAAPKRIVAVEELPLRGPGKVDRAAVRDLLGRQ from the coding sequence GTGAGTCCTGGTCGTGTCGTGGAAGCCCTGCCCATCCGCCCCGGTAACGAAGCGCTCGAGGCGCTCCCGGCGCTGAGCCGGGCGCTCGAGGGCGACGGCCCGGCGTTGCTGCCGGTCGCCCCCGACGGGGAGAACGCGCGAGAACTGCGCACCGCACTCGGCGTCGGCGAACCGCTGCTGGCGCACGAGGACGACACGATGGACCCGACGTCCGTCGTCATCGGCACCTCGGGGTCCACGGGCGTACCGAAGGGCGTTCTGCTGCCGAACTCGGCGCTGCGCGCCTCGGCGGAGGCGACCGAGGAACGGCTCGACGGGCCGGGAACGTGGCTGCTCGCGCTGCCGCCGCACCACGTCGCGGGGTTGCAGGTGCTGATGCGTGCCCTGATCTCGGGCACCGAGCCGTGTGCCGTGGACGTCCGCGACGGCTTCCGCCCCGACGCGTTCGTCGAGGCCGCCACCGAGGTCTTCGCCACGTGGGGCCCGTACTACACCTCGCTGGTTCCCACCCAGCTCGCCCGCCTCATCGACGACCCGGACAGCCTTCGTGCGCTGCGCCAATTCGACGCGATCCTGCTCGGAGGCGCCGCCGCGCCGCAACGGCTACTGCAGCGCGCGCAGGACGAGGGCGTGCCGATCGTGCGCACCTACGGCATGAGCGAGACCGCGGGCGGCTGCGTCTACGACGGCATGCCGCTCGACGGCGTGCGGGTCGCGGTCGAACCGCCCGAACCGGGCCGGATTCACCTCTACGGCCCGATGGTGGCGCGCGGATACCGCTACGCCGACAGCGAGGCTTTCAGCGACTTCGGCTTCCGCACCGACGACGTCGGCCAGGTCAGGGACCGCAGGCTCGAGGTCCTCGGCCGCGTGGACGACATGATCGTCACCGGCGGGGTCAACGTCGCACCCGTTCAGGCCGAACGACCCCTGACCGACCACCCCGGAGTCCGGGAGGCGTGTGTCGTCGGCCTCGACGATCCGGAGTGGGGCCAGATCGTGGCCGCCGCCGTCGTCGTCAGCGACCCTTCCGCACCGCCGGACACCGCCGAACTCCGGGAAGCGGTTCGGTCCCGTGCCGGTGCCGAAGCCGCTCCGAAACGCATCGTCGCCGTGGAGGAACTGCCGCTGCGCGGGCCCGGAAAGGTCGACCGGGCCGCCGTGCGCGACCTGCTCGGCAGGCAGTGA
- a CDS encoding 1,4-dihydroxy-2-naphthoate polyprenyltransferase: MATVAQWIEGARVRTLPNAFAPVIVGTGAAAGVDRFDPVIALLALLVAVTLIVGVNYANDYSDGVRGTDEQRVGPLRLVGSGLAEPGAVRTAAFVCFGLAAVCGLGVVALSGQWWLLLVGAACIAAAWFYTGGSRPYGYSGFGEIAVFVFFGLVGVLGTLFVQSGSFNGVGVGGAVAIGSFSAAVLVANNLRDIPTDRETGKRTLAVLLGDRDTRTLYVVLALVPFVITLLTGLRSPWVLTAFLALPLMFPSLRAVLSGRTGSALVPALRDTGLAMLVWAVATALALALGQG; the protein is encoded by the coding sequence ATGGCGACAGTCGCACAGTGGATCGAAGGCGCACGCGTGCGCACCCTGCCGAACGCGTTCGCACCCGTGATCGTGGGGACCGGGGCGGCAGCGGGCGTGGACCGGTTCGACCCGGTGATCGCGCTGCTCGCGCTGCTGGTGGCGGTCACGCTGATCGTCGGCGTCAACTACGCCAACGACTACTCCGACGGCGTTCGCGGCACCGACGAGCAGCGCGTCGGCCCGCTGCGGCTCGTCGGCTCCGGCCTCGCCGAACCCGGCGCGGTCCGCACCGCCGCGTTCGTGTGCTTCGGGCTCGCGGCCGTGTGCGGGCTCGGCGTCGTAGCGCTGAGCGGACAGTGGTGGCTGCTGCTCGTCGGAGCCGCCTGCATCGCGGCGGCATGGTTCTACACCGGCGGCTCTCGCCCGTACGGCTACTCCGGGTTCGGCGAGATCGCGGTGTTCGTGTTCTTCGGACTCGTCGGCGTGCTGGGCACCCTGTTCGTGCAGTCCGGATCGTTCAACGGTGTCGGCGTCGGCGGAGCGGTCGCGATCGGCTCGTTCTCGGCGGCGGTGCTCGTGGCGAACAACCTGCGTGACATTCCCACCGACCGCGAGACCGGCAAGCGCACACTCGCCGTCCTGCTCGGCGACCGTGACACCCGCACGCTCTACGTCGTGCTCGCGTTGGTGCCGTTCGTCATCACGCTGCTCACCGGCCTGCGCAGCCCGTGGGTGCTCACCGCGTTCCTCGCGCTGCCGTTGATGTTCCCCTCGCTGCGAGCGGTGCTGAGCGGACGCACCGGCAGTGCCCTGGTGCCCGCGCTGCGCGACACCGGCCTGGCGATGCTCGTGTGGGCGGTCGCGACGGCTCTCGCCCTCGCCCTCGGCCAGGGCTGA
- a CDS encoding DUF3558 family protein — MRKPAVAAGALALGVLAGCSGQEPAPEQPPTPSTETSEQPTLESVEPSITREIPQEQRQRLARLPSERLCELVTPDELGQLAFPVQRGQPREVGFDPTLRGCSFEAQGGARAVLLGAQPAGYGSLGDTEVDLGGTRGTQTLHVNDCTVFADVEDATLQVVVTAPEAGSDQCEAAQGIAQYTLAALVR; from the coding sequence GTGCGTAAGCCTGCCGTAGCCGCCGGTGCGCTCGCGCTGGGAGTCCTGGCCGGGTGTTCGGGACAGGAGCCCGCCCCGGAGCAGCCCCCCACCCCCTCGACGGAGACGAGTGAGCAGCCGACGCTGGAGTCGGTCGAGCCCTCGATCACCCGTGAGATCCCGCAGGAGCAGCGGCAGCGGCTCGCGCGACTGCCGAGCGAGCGCCTGTGTGAGCTGGTGACACCGGACGAACTCGGTCAGCTCGCGTTCCCCGTGCAGCGCGGGCAACCCCGCGAGGTGGGTTTCGATCCGACGTTGCGTGGCTGCTCGTTCGAGGCGCAGGGCGGCGCGCGTGCGGTGTTGCTGGGGGCGCAGCCGGCCGGCTACGGCAGCCTCGGCGACACCGAGGTCGACCTCGGTGGGACGCGCGGCACGCAGACCTTGCACGTCAACGATTGCACTGTGTTCGCCGACGTTGAGGACGCGACTCTGCAGGTCGTCGTGACGGCCCCGGAAGCGGGGTCGGACCAGTGCGAGGCCGCGCAGGGCATCGCCCAGTACACCTTGGCCGCTCTCGTCCGATGA
- the cds1 gene encoding L-cysteine desulfhydrase Cds1, protein MTEIVDRWCERTRDWTSEAVRVIEADANRSADTHLLTYPLPHAWGIDLYLKDESTHPTGSLKHRLARSLFLHAICNGWIAEGTPVIEASSGSTAVSEAYFAHLLGLPFIAVMPRSTSAEKVALIERQGGKCHFVDEPNAIYDESRRLAAELGGHFMDQFTHAEGATDWRGNNNIAESIFEQMRRERHPEPAWIVTGAGTGGTSATLGRYVRYRRHGTRLAVVDPEHSVFFDAWCENDPGRVGDRGSLIEGIGRPRVEPSFVGQAIDRMVKVPDAASIATIRWTEEVLGRRVGGSTGTNLWGVFTLVAEMVARGERGSIVTLLCDGGERYAHTYYDDGWVSEQGMDLDRPWRVLERFHATGQWPADERAGVETSA, encoded by the coding sequence GTGACCGAGATCGTGGATCGCTGGTGCGAACGCACCCGGGACTGGACGTCGGAGGCGGTACGGGTCATCGAGGCCGACGCGAACCGCAGCGCCGACACGCACCTGCTCACGTATCCGCTCCCGCACGCCTGGGGTATTGACCTTTACTTGAAGGACGAGTCGACGCATCCGACCGGCTCGCTGAAGCACCGGCTGGCGCGCTCGCTGTTCCTGCACGCGATCTGCAACGGCTGGATCGCCGAGGGAACGCCGGTCATCGAGGCGTCGTCGGGGTCCACAGCCGTCTCCGAGGCGTACTTCGCCCACCTGCTCGGGCTGCCGTTCATCGCGGTGATGCCGCGGTCGACGAGCGCCGAGAAGGTCGCACTCATCGAGCGACAGGGTGGCAAATGTCACTTCGTCGACGAGCCGAACGCGATCTACGACGAGTCCCGCAGGCTCGCCGCCGAACTCGGCGGGCACTTCATGGACCAGTTCACCCACGCCGAGGGGGCGACGGACTGGCGCGGCAACAACAACATCGCCGAGTCGATCTTCGAACAGATGCGGCGGGAGCGCCATCCGGAGCCGGCGTGGATCGTCACCGGCGCGGGCACCGGCGGCACGAGCGCGACGTTGGGCCGCTACGTCCGCTACCGCAGGCACGGAACCCGCCTGGCCGTGGTGGACCCGGAGCACTCGGTGTTCTTCGACGCGTGGTGCGAGAACGACCCCGGTCGCGTCGGCGACCGCGGCTCGCTGATCGAGGGCATCGGACGTCCCCGGGTCGAACCCTCGTTCGTCGGTCAGGCCATCGACCGCATGGTCAAGGTTCCGGACGCGGCCTCGATCGCGACGATCCGGTGGACCGAGGAAGTGCTCGGCCGCCGAGTCGGCGGCTCCACAGGGACCAACCTGTGGGGGGTGTTCACCCTCGTCGCCGAGATGGTCGCGCGTGGGGAACGCGGCAGCATCGTGACACTGCTCTGCGACGGCGGTGAGCGGTACGCGCACACCTACTACGACGACGGCTGGGTGTCCGAGCAAGGCATGGATCTGGATCGACCGTGGCGCGTGCTGGAGCGGTTCCACGCCACCGGGCAGTGGCCTGCCGACGAGCGCGCCGGGGTCGAGACGAGTGCGTAA
- a CDS encoding DUF4229 domain-containing protein, translating into MQEQQNASDSVGSTRAAGRPHSLAVDLTLYTLARFGMVVALAAVLLLFRVPLLVALAVAVVVVMPLSLVLFKGLRHRVAVGVEERTRHRRARRDELRAQLRGERDEEPANRAAEQHATSEERS; encoded by the coding sequence GTGCAGGAACAGCAGAACGCAAGCGACTCGGTCGGGAGCACTCGCGCCGCTGGTCGACCGCACTCACTGGCCGTCGACCTCACGCTCTACACGCTCGCCCGGTTCGGCATGGTCGTCGCCTTGGCCGCTGTGCTCCTGCTCTTCCGGGTTCCGTTGCTCGTCGCGCTCGCGGTTGCCGTGGTCGTCGTCATGCCGTTGTCCCTCGTGTTGTTCAAGGGCTTGCGTCACCGCGTCGCGGTCGGTGTCGAGGAGCGCACCCGGCACCGCCGGGCACGCCGCGACGAACTCCGTGCGCAGCTCAGGGGCGAACGGGACGAGGAACCCGCGAATCGTGCGGCCGAGCAGCATGCGACGTCGGAGGAGCGTTCGTGA
- a CDS encoding BldC family transcriptional regulator — protein MTVTPQTRPNSQEQLLTPGEVATLFRVDPKTVTRWATAGRIGSIRTPGGHRRFRESEVKTLLAELTNDVSHTA, from the coding sequence GTGACCGTGACGCCGCAGACCCGCCCGAACAGCCAGGAGCAACTCCTGACACCCGGCGAGGTCGCCACGCTGTTCCGCGTCGACCCGAAGACCGTCACCCGCTGGGCCACCGCCGGGCGCATCGGTTCGATCCGTACCCCGGGCGGGCACCGCCGGTTCCGGGAGTCCGAGGTGAAGACCCTGCTGGCGGAGCTGACCAACGACGTGAGCCACACAGCCTGA